Sequence from the Triplophysa rosa linkage group LG22, Trosa_1v2, whole genome shotgun sequence genome:
TGCTCAGAGACAGGTATCATAAACATCTTGTTTACGTTAAGTTTTTATTGTTCCCGTTGACTTTTCTGGATGTGTTGTGGCTGTGTTCTTAGGGGTTCATTTGATGACGGCACCACACGCTTCTACACTGGATGTGTGGTCGAAGCTCTGGCTTTTCTCCACTGCCGTGGAATCATCTACAGAGACCTGAAGCCTGAGAACATCATACTGGATCATCGTGGATATGCCAAGCTGGTACCCACTATACACTGTTACTGGCTTACTGGGTGGTGCTGCCAATGGTTCAAGATTTGAGCTGAATGTTTTACAACAAAATTCTGACATGAGAAAGAAAGAAGCCATTTGAGCTGTTGTTGTCTAGGTGGATTTTGGTTTTGCAAAGAAAGTCGGCTTGGGGAAGAAGACTTGGACGTTTTGTGGAACTCCAGAATACGTGGCTCCTGAGATCATCTTGAATAAAGGTCATGATGTATCGGCAGACTGCTGGTCTCTAGGAATCCTCGTATTTGAGCTGCTGAGTGGAAGGTTTGTtggtacacaaacaaacaaaaacaagatcTTTTAATAGTACATActagagttcatttgcaaaaagtcgtttttttttatttttaaaaatcatgttttttttactgtgcattccaggtaatatcaatcaaactgcagttgagttgttttgattaagttatAGTATGAAAAGTaaagctaactaacacaataaaaactttttcatctgttttgcaaatgaactcttcacagGTTCATTGTCAAGTTAAAAGTTGAACTATTACGGTTAAAAGTAACTATTTACACTTATTGAGTGCTAAGTGCTTCTTAgctaaaaaatgtgtgattccAGTTTGACATCATGTCGCAAAAGTGTTTAACATGAACAAGTTAGTATCATAACGCTGCCATTTTTAAGAAGGTTAAAGTTTCTCCAGTTCCTTACAAGTTCACCCAAATTATGAACACAATTTTCCTCTTTCAACTCAAGCCCACCTTTCTCAGGATCCGATCCCATGAAGACATATAACATTATTCTGCGAGGAATCGACATGGTCGAGTTTCCCAAGAAAATCACTAAGAGCGCAGCAAACTTGATCAAGAGACTGTGCAGGTGTAATCTCAGTATTTTTATGTCTTAACCTGCTGTTCGGGAAATACACACATGCAGCGTAACGTttttgtgtacatgtgtgtaacAGGGACAATCCATCTGAGAGACTTGGCAACCAGAGGAACGGTGTTAAGGACATCCAGAAACACAAGTATGCGTGTCCATCGGGATTTGTAGTTGTGACATGCTTCTgtcttatttttaattattaaaagtcATTTATGTAACCACCCTATGTTGCTCCAAATACTTCGTGCAATGAAAAACATCATTGTAGTCCATAAAACAAGTGTCTTATATTCCAATTAAATATTTACTGTGAATATTTTCATGTACCATGGCGACTGGtctgttcaaaatatttttgtgtttgtcatACAAACACATGTTGACATGAGGCTAATTCAATAATCATAAAATGTACTCTTCAAGATCTCTTAatgaaatgtttgcttttgatgATTTTGAACTGCAGATGGTTCGAGGGCTTTAACTGGGATGGTCTTCGTGAAGGCACTTTAACACCCCCCTTAATACCGTCTGTAAGTGTGGAACCATTTAACTCAGAAATTTACACGTGGTTGCTCTAGACTGCCATTCTCTAAATAAGGATTAACTGTAAATCTTTGCCTTTGAGAAAAGTAGTTTGAGATGGTAATTTATTCTATATGCTGCAGGTGGAAGGCCCTTTGGACACAAGCAATTTCGACTGTTTCCCCAACGATACAGATGAACCACCGCCTGATGAGGAATCCGGCTGGGATATGGAGTTCTGATTGGATGGACCGATGGCCAAATGCAGCGGCGGGGAAAAAATAAAGGGTCCATTCCaaaattgaatttaatcagCATCTCTAGacgtattgtggccatttcagtctagtgtctgttgaatttcaacaaaatcaaacctcaggcgTGGCATAAAATCAACAGCaaagtgaaagactgacaggaTGACAAAAAGTGagaactgtgataaaaatccaggttatcacaatacaaaaatatttttgaacttttcctaaagacatgtagaaatattactgtcgtgttgcttaaaagtgaatatgaacgttttatttgcagtatttgaggtgtgaaaaactacagagcattttttctgttattttgacccgctTCTCCTGTTTTCActgtctgcaaataaatgcgaaCATGCAgatctttttatttgaaatttggaagaaaaattgttagttcacagaatgaaacaaaaagaatcattttacctaagcacatacctataaatagtacattttaaaatcagaaaaacagattttgaaatggtctcttaatttttctgtaGCTGTATTTAGCAGCCTTGTTTTCTTCAGACTGAAAAATGCTCTtaaatttatataataataaattccAGCAACTTCAACATATCCAGACACTACGGTACACGCTTCTCTCTtttgaatgtttatttgaatgttttgaCTTGTTTTGAAAATAATGGGACAGAGTCGGATATTTCTGGAATAATTATTTGTGGCTAAGGCCttatttttattggtttgtAACAAATTCTTAGAGagaatgtttgtaaaaatattacagCGTTTAACCTGCTATACgtatagaaaaaaacagtcaaatTGCACATACTATTGTGATGTTGTGTCATGTCTCATTTTTGAACGAATTAAAGAAATAACCCAGATTCTGAATCATGCTGTCAGATTTAGtttgaaagattaaatgaaCGACTTCGATACAATCAAAACTTGACTAAAGGAAAGAAAAATGTCATTATATTATTCATTCTGTCAATTCGGATATGAAATTTCATTAGATATACATTTTTGCTTTACAGAACCACAGCGATTGACATATCAAGACTAAAGAATCACATCTCTGATACAAATACAACAGTATTGACAGACGACATATAGGATTAGCCCAAGATCAGTCACAGTCACGTTTAGATTCCACAAAAGAAATTTAAGAAACATAATCACATGGAATGCATCCAGTGAATcaaagaaacaaatgtgtaaacaTATTACCATTCGTTCACTCATCTAGAGAGAAACTCAAACTCCTCCAGCAGAGTCCTGCCATGCCATGAAGTCGAAGAGgactaaacacaacagataacacacacagttaaatgtcatttaaagagTAGCATCTAGTGATCACATGGTGGTCATGCCTGTTGTAATCAGAAGAATAGTATATGATTCAGGAGATGAATCAATCATTGTAACAATGCTAAATATGAAGATATTACAATGTTACTGGATCAAAATGCACAGCTATATGTATAAACAAGGTATACTTTCGTAACCGGAGCGACTGCAATCTTGAACCACAAAGAGGTTTAAGTGAGTTCCACGGTTCGTTCTTAAATGTTTGAGGCAAAACGGTTTTAAAAAAGCAAGATGGATCAGAGGTTCTCAACTGGTAAGTTGCACATTTTTCATAGACAGCAAGggcaaaaaacataaaaacatatcgAAATGCTACTAAATAATTGTTCATTTTAGACTGTCAACTGTCAATATTGATGGAGAGCACAGCAAAAAAATAGAtttctttttgtatttgttttccagtaccaatataaaaaaattcatacGTCAAGATATgtttacttgagaagcaaaattagattttctaaataaaaaaagatgaatcatttcatttcaatttaattcagtaaatataagcaggtgtatttttcttaccccattggcagattttttctCGTCTTTAACATAAACGTATTTGatgctttaaaaaaagcaattttGCCTCTCGAATAAATGTATCGTGATTTAGGAAGTTTTAGGAACACGAAAAAAAAACTACTAAACATTTTTACGCCTTTATCCAAAGTGGCTTTTGTGTTCCCATAACCAGAATTTAATCAAAACCAGTTGAAAACCACATGactaattataaaataaaatacttcagtTTTTAGAGATGAGATGCTTAGGTCCTGCAAACCATGACTGCACTTCATGAAGACTCCACAAGTATCTACACAAGACTATATACCGGCAGTCCGTAAACATTTTACATCAAACTCCAGGCCCGTTTTGGCACCCGTGTGGTTTGTCACGCTCGTCCACATACAGGACTTGAAGCACCAAGAACATCAAAGCCGCATTGATAACATGCTCTGATCTGGGACCAGCTATTCCACCGTGTTGAAGAAGCTCCAGGATCTGGTGGATGTGTTCATCTCCAAATCTTCAGACTATAGCAGAGGAGCCTGAGGAAGAGGACGAGGGGTTTGATGGAGCGGGAGGAAGATTCCAGAGGACCCATTTCCGTTTGCCCTGCCGCTTCTGGGACAAGAAGTCCTCCTTTTCTCGTTCCTTCCGTGCTCTTTGGTAATGGTCGTCCTCTTTCAGGTACCAAACTGGAGGCCAGCGGTGCTTCTCGAAATACTCCTGGTTTTCTGACAAcagaaatgaataaacattcaaAACACGTTCGGCTGAATCCTGGTcaggtaaacaaacacaaatcttCGTATATTACCTGCAGATTTGGCTCTCATGTCTCGGGGGAATTTGCGGCACACGTTGTTGTAGTTGGTGCAGATGTGGTGAAGGCACCAATCGGTGAGCTGGTCGGCACAGTGAAACTGAAACCACATGACAAGAATACACAAAAATTCACTCATCCTTATGATTTTCTGGATCTATAAAGGTAAAGGTTTGGATTGACCATTCTTTCCAAAGTTTCTTTATTAGTAAAAGGTCTACAATTTGATTCTCATTTAATAGAAgatgattttattattaaaataaatatataaatatacatcttgggtttttttgtgtgtgtcaaattatttcatcattagaACTGCCCAGACAAAAACACGTTTTCATCATTCAACCAAGAGCTTTCAACTTCAACAAACCACACAAAATAAACCCAGACCTGATGcaaatcacagatgagaagCGGAGGAGCCTTGTGTTACCCTAAAGAGGTTTTTGGTCGAGAATCAAAATCATAAGTAATGGAACACATTATAATAATATCATCTTAATTTGTCTACATggtatcatacattttatgcacaCACCACCAATTTGTTTCTACACAAAGGCTTGGTTAATCAATCAAGAAAAttcttaaatactgtattattgGTTAAAATTTCATATGGGTGTTGAAGTTTTACCTCAGCCATCTCCAGATATACCAGCACATCTCCATCGATGTCTGTACCCATGGCAGCCGCCTCCGACAGGACAGACACAGTGTGGAGCTCTGCGATGAGAGACAATTCACGGCCAACACATAATACTCGAAAAATTCATCATTTTCCTTCATCATATTGATAGTCCATGCTAAATAATCAACGTTAAAACCTGTAACGGCGACCAGGTGAGGCAGGCAAAGGCGATTGGCTAGAATAATGAGCTCCATGGCGTCCAGGTCAGGTCTGGAACAGAAGCGTCCCGTGTAGAGATATTCCAGCACAGCCTGCATACTACTGCGAGTTGTGTTCGGAAACAACACCTGCGGAGGTTTAGTCATGGTTTGGTTATGACTGTACTGGTTCAAGAGCATTTATTTGACCAGTATGGTATGATTTTGTCATTTATGTAAGCGGAGGgtcgcactgaaggggcttacttcgcgataacagccggctgcttgtacattatcctgcttattacacggctacttgccacatgagaaaacaactggacatgaaatgtgaatttgaaatatttgattagctcatttttaccgaatgcagaccttccgtgaggaaaagccgtttactttcggttttcaggtaagaaacgacgttcaaacgtcacgaacaggcaatttggtttaatcatttgtaaatataatgtcacatatgttattaaaagacatatttatatttaatttgtcaaaacaaCCTGTccaaatgatttgctgcatccgggttaacGTGTGTTAttcgttttgagaggttgttaccTGGGAATAaggaacctgcaaatgtcgcgactggccaatcagaatcaagcattctaacgagccgtgtaataatatgTTTTAAAGGAGAACAGGTgctatacaaaaaaaatcttttccaAGATCGGGTTTTTAAACAGTGGGTCGGGACACTTGTGGGTCACATAGTGGGTCATGGAAGGTCATGACACAATGAATTGGGTCTAgatcaggggttttcaaactcgGGTCCGGGGACCACCTCTTCATAAGGTTGCAAGGGGTCCCCAGACATTTTCAGAAAAAAGGCACAGTAAAAATTCTAAAATAcgctattattgttttatttcaattatttatatCAGTTTTGCAACATGCATAGCATAGTTCCCAAAATTGCTTCTCTTTATacatatgttttagtttttctctTTACAGTTATAAATTTGGAGAGAATACAAGACCTACAGCTTTTGAATatgagattataaaaaagttgacattttttcatttacagtcGAAAAAAAGCTAATTTCTCAAAGAAATCCACAAATTTTAAATAGCACATGGGAGTAATACAGCACTTACCTCTTTAGTGCAGCTTTCGACAAACGGCCCACCAAACATGGCTGCCATCCAATCACAGCTGGAGATGAGGAGGGGCTTGTGGGCCTCGACCGTGCCGTCATCCAGTTTAAAAACTACATCTGGGTTACaaacaaaataactttttaattgcaggacataataaatgtcaTAACCCACCCAAAACATATTCTAAAAGCAATAATGATTCAGGATATTTAACAACTATTATCATCATTAATGGTGTTGATTGCAATTGTACATCGTTCCAGAAACTGTTTGTGAGACAACTGTGGATACAAACACCTGAGAACGTTCCTTTAGCCAGACATTCCTTTACGCGATTGGTCCGTCGCACATGGAAAGCCTTCGTGATCTCTTGGTTCATGAAAGCCTCATTGTTGAGGATGTTGGCGACCATCATGCGCAGGTCAAACACCTCCAGCAGCTCGGCAATATGAGCGATGTGCATCAAATCTTTCTCATGCTCGTCCAACTGTCCCGTGTAGAGATAACCCAACACCACACGAAACGGCTCATACAGCACAGAAGGGTCCATATGCACCACCGTCATCGGCCGCCAGATTAACGTAGCGGGATCTTTCACGGTTTCCCTCCCGGTGCTTACGAAAGCTCTACCCAATGAAGACAAAAGCTGTCCCCCGCGACCACTCGTCCCGCCCGAGTCTGTTCCTCCGCCAACCAGGGTGCCATCGCTGATGCAGGCCCTCAGGTTGGCCTTGCCATCTTCATCGCTGCTCTCGCACATGTCGAAGCTGGCAGCCCGAGCGGGCGGCTCTCGTTGCCTACCGTCTGACTCGGCCTTTATATTCTGGAGGAAAAGATCATAGAATTTGGAGGACGCTGTGGCGAGGTAGACTTTGTGAGCAAAGATTTTCTGGTGCTCCTGGAGAACCAGAAGCACATC
This genomic interval carries:
- the rhobtb2b gene encoding rho-related BTB domain-containing protein 2 encodes the protein MHPFSSLRSQFTDTDMDYERPNVETIKCVVVGDNAVGKTRLICARACNATLTQYQLLATHVPTVWAIDQYRVCQEVLERSRDVVDDVSVSLRLWDTFGDHHKDRRFAYGRSDVVVLCFSIANPNSLSHVKTMWYPEIKHFCPRAPVILVGCQLDLRYADLEAVNRARRPLARPIKANEILPPEKGREVAKELGVPYYETSVVAQFGVKDVFDSAIRAALISRRHLQFWKSHLRDVQRPFLQAPFLPPKPPPPVITIPAPPSTTEEHPGRLLEEPLCADVLLVLQEHQKIFAHKVYLATASSKFYDLFLQNIKAESDGRQREPPARAASFDMCESSDEDGKANLRACISDGTLVGGGTDSGGTSGRGGQLLSSLGRAFVSTGRETVKDPATLIWRPMTVVHMDPSVLYEPFRVVLGYLYTGQLDEHEKDLMHIAHIAELLEVFDLRMMVANILNNEAFMNQEITKAFHVRRTNRVKECLAKGTFSDVVFKLDDGTVEAHKPLLISSCDWMAAMFGGPFVESCTKEVLFPNTTRSSMQAVLEYLYTGRFCSRPDLDAMELIILANRLCLPHLVAVTELHTVSVLSEAAAMGTDIDGDVLVYLEMAEFHCADQLTDWCLHHICTNYNNVCRKFPRDMRAKSAENQEYFEKHRWPPVWYLKEDDHYQRARKEREKEDFLSQKRQGKRKWVLWNLPPAPSNPSSSSSGSSAIV